In a genomic window of Timaviella obliquedivisa GSE-PSE-MK23-08B:
- a CDS encoding (2Fe-2S) ferredoxin domain-containing protein: MSKYEAIHNPVMQTSFALEGRFLDYAADDRGKLKYIRLANTSEHPIKLSKHLRSQRLIPGEWIQVTGTRQVNPVTGQVKLKAKDLTIVRPLSLAPISLALTDASPMAASKSSKPETILVCQKSDCCKLGAKAIATALQTAIQEQGLTNQVIVKGTGCMKRCKAGPNLVMPDKTRYTKISPKAIPALIEQHFAPTVPGSVPATKLVPVSQPAAITSPSPVAERVAS; this comes from the coding sequence ATGAGTAAATACGAAGCGATTCATAACCCGGTCATGCAAACCTCATTTGCGTTAGAAGGACGGTTTTTGGACTATGCAGCAGACGATCGCGGTAAACTTAAATATATTCGGCTAGCCAACACCAGTGAGCACCCCATCAAGCTCTCGAAACATCTGCGATCGCAGCGCCTCATCCCTGGCGAATGGATTCAGGTTACAGGGACTCGTCAGGTAAACCCGGTGACTGGGCAAGTCAAGCTCAAAGCAAAAGATTTAACGATTGTTCGTCCTCTATCGTTAGCTCCGATATCGTTAGCACTGACAGATGCTTCTCCAATGGCTGCCTCTAAGTCGTCCAAACCAGAGACAATTTTGGTTTGCCAAAAGTCAGACTGTTGCAAGTTAGGTGCAAAAGCGATCGCTACTGCTCTGCAAACTGCCATTCAAGAACAGGGCTTAACGAATCAAGTCATTGTCAAAGGAACGGGCTGTATGAAACGGTGCAAAGCGGGCCCCAATTTGGTCATGCCTGACAAAACTCGCTACACCAAAATTTCACCCAAAGCAATTCCTGCCCTGATTGAGCAGCATTTTGCGCCTACGGTTCCTGGATCGGTGCCTGCTACTAAGCTCGTGCCCGTTAGCCAACCTGCTGCCATCACTTCTCCGTCGCCTGTTGCAGAACGAGTAGCGTCTTAA
- a CDS encoding DUF1049 domain-containing protein translates to MAKFLTALIFAVWIVAIALISVQNATPVALKFLVFETVQIPVGMVLALSAGLGMVGMAIALPLLRWSR, encoded by the coding sequence ATGGCTAAGTTTTTAACGGCTCTGATTTTTGCAGTGTGGATTGTGGCGATCGCCCTCATTTCAGTGCAAAATGCGACTCCAGTGGCGCTTAAGTTCTTAGTGTTTGAAACGGTACAAATTCCGGTGGGGATGGTTTTGGCGCTGAGTGCAGGGCTGGGAATGGTGGGCATGGCGATCGCGCTGCCCCTACTACGCTGGTCTAGATAG
- the rsmI gene encoding 16S rRNA (cytidine(1402)-2'-O)-methyltransferase — MEAQHGVLYVVATPIGNLEDMTFRAIATLQRVDVIAAEDTRHTGKLLHHFQVTTPQISYHDHNRLSRLPDILQRLQDGQKVALVTDAGMPGISDPGYELVKACAEAGIVVVPIPGACAVVAALSAAGLPTDRFVFEGFLPVKAQERRDRLEEIQSEARTLVFYEAPHRVRTTLQDLAEALGAERAVVLGRELTKLHEQFWRGTLAAAIAYYQTREPQGEYTFVVAGATLSQPLLSEEDLKAELKAIMNQGVSRSQASRQLAQQTSFSRRQIYQLALTIPDEVAPEPESEI, encoded by the coding sequence ATGGAAGCGCAGCATGGAGTTCTTTACGTGGTGGCAACCCCGATCGGTAACTTGGAGGACATGACCTTCAGAGCGATCGCCACTTTGCAGCGTGTAGATGTGATCGCAGCCGAAGACACACGACATACAGGAAAATTGCTCCACCACTTTCAAGTTACAACGCCGCAAATCAGCTATCACGACCATAATCGCCTGAGTCGGCTGCCAGACATTCTGCAACGCCTGCAAGATGGACAGAAGGTGGCGTTGGTGACTGATGCCGGGATGCCTGGCATCTCTGATCCAGGCTACGAACTGGTTAAGGCTTGTGCTGAAGCGGGAATTGTGGTAGTTCCCATTCCAGGAGCCTGTGCAGTGGTTGCTGCCCTAAGTGCGGCAGGGTTACCCACCGATCGCTTTGTGTTTGAAGGATTTTTGCCCGTGAAGGCTCAAGAGCGGCGCGATCGCCTAGAAGAAATTCAGTCAGAAGCCCGAACACTAGTGTTTTATGAGGCTCCTCATCGGGTGCGAACCACGCTCCAGGATTTAGCAGAGGCGCTGGGGGCAGAGCGAGCCGTTGTTTTAGGACGGGAGTTGACGAAGCTGCATGAACAGTTTTGGCGAGGCACGTTGGCAGCGGCGATCGCCTATTACCAAACTCGGGAGCCGCAAGGAGAATATACCTTTGTGGTAGCAGGTGCCACACTATCACAGCCTTTACTTTCCGAAGAAGACTTGAAAGCAGAGCTAAAGGCAATTATGAACCAAGGCGTTTCTCGTTCTCAAGCGAGTCGGCAACTAGCGCAGCAAACTTCCTTCTCACGGCGGCAAATCTACCAATTGGCATTAACTATTCCTGATGAAGTTGCCCCTGAACCGGAAAGTGAAATCTAG
- a CDS encoding sugar transferase, translated as MTTTPKVNLLSSSTLPDFRFNSHGNHAVAVHASLDSKMKRCIDIVGALVGLGLTALLALPIAIAIYLDNPGAIFYRQERCGFRGNRFGIWKFRSMVTDADLLKHTVVNQAKGHIFKNDNDPRITRVGRFLRRTSLDELPQFWNVLMGDMSLVGTRPPTPNEVKNYNNRHWRRLEVKPGMTGEWQANGRSSVSDFEAIVDMDLSYIRNWSVLYDLRLILKTIQVVLHRKGAC; from the coding sequence ATGACTACGACTCCTAAGGTGAATCTTCTATCCTCCTCAACTCTGCCCGACTTCAGGTTTAATTCCCATGGCAATCATGCCGTAGCGGTTCATGCATCTCTTGACAGTAAAATGAAGCGCTGCATCGATATTGTTGGGGCACTGGTAGGGTTAGGGCTGACGGCTCTCTTAGCCCTGCCCATTGCGATCGCCATTTATCTCGATAACCCCGGTGCTATCTTCTATCGGCAAGAGCGCTGTGGCTTTCGGGGCAACCGCTTTGGCATCTGGAAGTTTCGCTCTATGGTGACTGATGCCGATTTGCTCAAGCATACGGTTGTCAATCAAGCCAAAGGACATATCTTCAAAAACGACAATGATCCTCGCATTACTCGGGTAGGGCGGTTTCTGCGACGCACTAGCCTTGATGAACTGCCTCAATTCTGGAACGTTTTGATGGGAGACATGAGCCTGGTCGGAACCCGTCCTCCTACTCCCAACGAGGTCAAAAACTATAACAATCGCCACTGGAGACGGCTTGAGGTTAAGCCTGGCATGACGGGCGAGTGGCAAGCCAATGGTCGCTCTAGCGTGTCTGATTTTGAGGCGATCGTAGATATGGATCTGTCCTACATTCGCAACTGGTCAGTTCTTTATGATCTACGGTTGATTCTGAAAACCATCCAGGTCGTCTTACATCGTAAAGGCGCTTGTTAA
- a CDS encoding sugar kinase gives MSKQGLFVGLVTLDLIYLVTELPQCNQKIVALEDLMTAGGPATNAAVTFSHLGNSATLLGSVGQHPSRHLMLADLQGVAIADLTPNRTQSLPVSSILVTQSTGERAIVSRNAVQAQAPVTAIPSDILREVEIVLIDGHQMAVGQVIAEQSNAQKIPIVVDGGSWKAGFEKVLPYVDYAICSANFRPPQCTTLAEALDYLIALKIPHITITNGSQPIQYFYQGIKGQIAVPQVQPVDTLGAGDIFHGAFCHFILSTHFLDALTQAAAVAGRSCQSFGTRQWMSR, from the coding sequence ATGTCAAAACAGGGACTTTTCGTAGGATTAGTGACGCTCGATCTGATTTATCTGGTGACAGAGTTACCTCAGTGCAATCAAAAAATCGTTGCCTTAGAAGACTTAATGACTGCTGGCGGTCCTGCCACCAATGCCGCTGTTACTTTTAGTCATCTAGGCAATTCGGCAACCCTACTAGGCTCTGTAGGTCAGCATCCAAGCCGCCATTTGATGTTGGCAGACTTGCAAGGTGTCGCGATCGCCGATCTAACGCCCAACCGTACTCAATCGCTCCCCGTTTCCTCTATTTTAGTGACCCAATCGACAGGAGAACGGGCGATCGTCTCCCGAAACGCTGTCCAAGCCCAAGCACCAGTGACAGCAATTCCATCTGACATTTTGAGGGAGGTAGAAATTGTCTTGATTGACGGTCATCAAATGGCAGTGGGGCAGGTTATTGCAGAACAGTCTAACGCCCAGAAGATTCCGATCGTGGTGGATGGGGGAAGCTGGAAGGCTGGTTTTGAAAAAGTTTTACCCTATGTAGACTACGCCATCTGTTCGGCAAACTTTCGCCCCCCTCAATGCACCACATTGGCTGAGGCGTTGGACTACCTGATCGCACTAAAGATTCCTCACATTACTATCACGAACGGTAGCCAGCCGATCCAATATTTCTACCAAGGCATTAAGGGGCAAATTGCTGTTCCTCAAGTTCAACCCGTTGACACATTGGGAGCAGGCGATATCTTTCATGGAGCCTTCTGTCACTTCATTCTAAGCACCCATTTTTTAGATGCTCTGACTCAAGCCGCCGCCGTAGCAGGACGATCGTGTCAATCCTTTGGGACACGACAGTGGATGAGTCGATAA
- a CDS encoding 3'(2'),5'-bisphosphate nucleotidase CysQ, whose protein sequence is MTEQPVTEILAIARSLGWGASKILRSYYRGEPTQDGAARNLEIQDKKDGPVTAADLAVNEYVLNKLEAIFGENFGYLSEETYKTTREAIPQDWVWILDPLDGTRDFIDKTGEYAFHLALAYQGRPVLTVVACPELEKLYYATLGGGAFVETPDGANRQIHVSNGDRIQDLSVVVSRTHRDDRFNALLQQLPCQKLVYVGSVGGKIAALVEHRADVYISLSGKSAAKDWDMAAPELILTEAGGRFTHEDGSPLLYNQGDINQWGCLIASNGHCHDELCAEATRILSKIDQP, encoded by the coding sequence ATGACGGAGCAGCCCGTAACAGAAATTTTAGCGATCGCCCGTTCTTTAGGCTGGGGAGCCTCTAAAATTTTACGATCGTACTATCGGGGCGAACCGACCCAAGACGGCGCAGCACGAAATTTAGAGATCCAGGATAAAAAAGATGGGCCCGTCACAGCCGCAGACCTGGCTGTAAATGAATACGTGCTGAACAAACTGGAAGCGATCTTTGGCGAAAACTTTGGCTACCTCAGCGAGGAAACCTATAAAACCACCCGCGAAGCCATTCCTCAAGACTGGGTTTGGATTCTTGATCCGCTAGATGGTACCCGCGACTTTATTGATAAAACGGGTGAGTATGCCTTTCACTTAGCGCTGGCTTACCAAGGTCGTCCGGTGTTAACGGTAGTCGCTTGTCCTGAACTCGAAAAGCTTTACTATGCCACACTGGGCGGTGGAGCATTTGTGGAAACGCCGGATGGAGCTAATCGGCAGATTCATGTATCAAATGGCGATCGGATTCAGGACTTAAGCGTTGTCGTCAGCCGCACTCATCGCGACGATCGCTTTAATGCGTTGCTGCAACAACTCCCTTGCCAAAAGTTAGTTTACGTAGGCAGCGTAGGAGGAAAAATTGCCGCACTCGTAGAGCATCGCGCAGATGTCTACATTTCCCTGTCGGGCAAATCTGCCGCAAAAGATTGGGATATGGCAGCCCCAGAACTGATCTTGACCGAAGCTGGTGGACGCTTTACCCATGAGGATGGATCTCCGCTTTTATACAATCAGGGAGACATAAACCAATGGGGGTGTCTCATTGCCAGCAATGGGCATTGCCACGATGAACTCTGTGCCGAGGCAACCCGTATTCTGTCAAAAATCGACCAGCCTTAG
- a CDS encoding PEP-CTERM sorting domain-containing protein, with amino-acid sequence MKLQIASTLSLIAATLSLATAPAQAFSGFAFTTDYSPKPADPKRDIMLESVTIKSTGEKIGHFELVNKATIITNGTAIGPGSSDRGDLATGQAPLENATSASVVGSLGNLNLNNIIDTEDNLGESVIDVYFKSAAKRFFFFERGVNSDLKVDALDKDGNVVSTYTITRALFKGDKGANLTGYSIDTTEIGGAQKVGSYGLELGYKVAGLRLSSNNTMNGPDYKVVAAKVPEPATIAALGAVVGLAALTRRQKKQAVSAQ; translated from the coding sequence ATGAAACTGCAAATCGCTTCCACTCTCTCTTTGATCGCTGCCACCTTGAGCTTAGCAACCGCTCCGGCTCAAGCCTTCTCTGGCTTCGCTTTTACGACCGACTATTCTCCTAAGCCTGCTGATCCTAAAAGAGACATCATGCTGGAGTCTGTAACAATTAAGTCGACTGGCGAAAAGATTGGTCATTTTGAACTAGTGAATAAAGCAACAATCATCACCAATGGAACAGCTATAGGGCCAGGTAGTTCTGACCGAGGAGATTTGGCAACAGGGCAAGCTCCTTTAGAAAACGCAACTTCTGCAAGCGTAGTCGGTAGCCTGGGCAACTTGAATCTCAATAATATTATTGATACCGAAGACAACCTAGGAGAATCAGTCATTGATGTCTATTTCAAGAGCGCTGCGAAACGCTTTTTCTTCTTTGAGCGGGGAGTTAATAGCGACTTGAAGGTTGACGCACTAGACAAGGATGGAAATGTCGTGAGTACGTACACGATTACTCGTGCTCTGTTCAAAGGCGACAAGGGTGCAAATCTAACAGGCTACAGCATTGATACAACAGAAATTGGTGGAGCACAGAAGGTTGGCAGCTATGGTTTAGAACTCGGTTACAAAGTGGCTGGGCTGCGCTTATCTAGCAATAACACAATGAACGGCCCCGACTACAAAGTCGTTGCAGCTAAGGTTCCTGAGCCTGCAACGATCGCGGCTTTAGGCGCAGTTGTGGGTCTTGCAGCACTGACTCGTCGTCAGAAAAAGCAAGCGGTTTCTGCACAATAA
- a CDS encoding VCBS repeat-containing protein, with translation MVSISNPFPLSFTTADLPLGGKAIASVLGDFNGDGNLDLGVPLRNALSQNLAVFLGNGNGGFSDAVLSESGGSSAVAIVAKDFNRDGKLDVAIAHRNSNQVSLQLGNGDGTFTNGKAFTVGNQPNAIVAGDLNGDGKFDLVIANFGETNASILLNQGNGEFQSSSVTAGDIQPYSVSLGDLNGDGNLDIVTANFYANSITVLLGKGNGEFRSPTSYSVGNPGTAPNATAIGDFNNDNKLDVVVSNFSTSGKNVSVLLGDGEGAFKSRLDLSTNGKPLSIQAADFNGDGNLDIATPDFSTGLATVWLGNGNGEFPAKVQLTAGLEPSSLVLGDLDNDKKIDFVVVNSGASNAAVLLNQVNLVILRSTSSDTGEVDGSKETRAAIEVNLAKGQLTVKSSPKLNGTITGYNNVRGTSLKDRIIGSNERNILSGNAGNDTITGLAGNDVISGGSGKDVLSGGDGKDSFVFDTQAVFKATDGHDRILDFNRRQDRIVLDRTTFAAVRKVSFATVTTFAEAESSSALITYVRSQGQLFYNENGATAGLGNGGLFAILKNSSSLTAASFATQR, from the coding sequence ATGGTCAGTATCAGCAATCCCTTCCCTTTAAGTTTTACTACCGCCGATTTACCCCTTGGCGGCAAAGCGATCGCTTCTGTGTTGGGTGATTTTAATGGAGATGGCAATCTAGACTTAGGGGTGCCGTTGCGGAATGCATTGAGCCAGAATTTGGCTGTGTTTTTAGGGAATGGCAATGGCGGTTTTTCAGATGCTGTTCTTTCTGAATCCGGTGGCTCTAGCGCTGTCGCCATAGTGGCAAAGGATTTTAATAGGGATGGCAAACTAGATGTAGCGATCGCCCATCGCAATTCCAATCAAGTCTCTTTGCAACTGGGAAATGGTGATGGCACCTTTACTAACGGCAAAGCTTTTACTGTGGGTAATCAGCCTAATGCGATCGTCGCTGGCGACCTCAATGGCGACGGCAAATTTGATCTAGTCATCGCTAATTTTGGCGAAACTAACGCCTCTATCCTGCTTAATCAAGGCAATGGCGAATTTCAGAGCAGCAGCGTGACAGCAGGCGACATTCAGCCGTACTCTGTTTCGCTGGGCGATCTTAACGGCGACGGCAACCTCGATATTGTCACCGCCAACTTCTACGCCAACTCTATTACGGTCTTACTGGGCAAAGGTAACGGCGAGTTTCGTAGCCCTACCAGCTATTCTGTGGGTAATCCGGGCACTGCGCCCAATGCAACAGCGATCGGGGACTTCAACAATGACAACAAGCTAGACGTGGTTGTGTCTAACTTTTCAACGAGCGGCAAAAATGTCTCAGTCCTGTTAGGCGATGGTGAAGGCGCGTTTAAGAGCCGATTGGATCTTTCAACCAATGGCAAGCCCCTGTCAATTCAGGCGGCAGACTTTAATGGCGACGGCAATCTCGACATTGCCACACCCGACTTTAGCACAGGCTTAGCCACGGTCTGGTTAGGCAATGGCAATGGTGAATTTCCAGCCAAAGTTCAATTAACAGCGGGTTTAGAGCCATCAAGCCTAGTTCTAGGCGATCTTGATAATGATAAAAAAATAGACTTTGTAGTCGTTAATAGTGGTGCGAGTAACGCAGCAGTTTTGCTCAACCAAGTCAATCTTGTGATCTTGCGATCGACTTCTAGCGATACCGGAGAAGTGGATGGTTCTAAAGAAACTCGCGCCGCTATTGAAGTCAATTTGGCGAAAGGTCAATTGACCGTCAAAAGCTCACCTAAATTGAACGGAACGATCACGGGCTACAATAACGTCCGGGGAACGAGCTTGAAAGATCGCATTATCGGTAGCAATGAGAGAAATATACTCAGTGGTAATGCTGGAAACGACACCATTACTGGACTGGCAGGCAATGATGTTATTTCTGGCGGAAGTGGAAAAGATGTCTTAAGTGGCGGAGACGGAAAAGATAGTTTTGTGTTTGATACCCAGGCAGTGTTTAAAGCAACAGATGGGCACGATCGCATCCTTGATTTTAATCGCCGTCAAGATCGCATCGTTTTAGACCGCACCACTTTTGCGGCAGTTCGCAAAGTCAGCTTTGCGACAGTGACAACTTTTGCCGAAGCCGAATCTAGCAGTGCCCTCATCACCTATGTTCGCTCGCAGGGTCAATTGTTTTACAACGAAAACGGAGCAACCGCAGGCTTAGGCAACGGCGGACTATTCGCCATTCTCAAAAACTCCAGTAGCCTCACAGCAGCAAGCTTTGCTACTCAACGGTAG
- a CDS encoding DUF2358 domain-containing protein — protein MDILEVLQADYQRFPKNQTYSIYAEDVYFKDPMSQFRGRDRYQRTIQFIDTWFTNPKLDLHKIERNGNQIRSDWTLSWTTPLPWKPRIAIGGWSELEVNQQDLIISHIDYWHCSRLDVLKQHFR, from the coding sequence ATGGACATTCTAGAAGTTCTGCAAGCAGACTATCAACGTTTTCCAAAGAACCAGACCTACAGCATTTATGCAGAAGATGTCTATTTCAAAGACCCGATGAGCCAGTTTCGGGGGCGCGATCGCTATCAACGCACGATCCAGTTCATCGACACCTGGTTTACCAACCCAAAGCTTGATCTTCACAAAATAGAGCGCAACGGCAACCAAATTCGCTCCGATTGGACGTTAAGCTGGACAACGCCCCTACCCTGGAAACCCCGAATTGCGATTGGGGGTTGGAGCGAACTTGAAGTGAATCAGCAAGATCTGATCATCTCACACATTGACTATTGGCATTGCTCTCGCCTTGACGTTCTCAAACAGCACTTTAGATGA
- a CDS encoding FAD-dependent oxidoreductase has protein sequence MPSNPRSYDFIVFGDEVPGVLALVAAAREHRRQTRRYPRSLLLFKGSSLEGIGGHLVRGKLAYLDRSSVPPDLRRSLGLDTFGDPSAIYQEFLQRSGVVRIALDPRKADATLRKMLTEVNAAILSRADIESVVKEGNLITGIRLTNGDTYLGKQFVDATVNAELAQYAGAQKLPGFAGMGLADSELPVTLVFETEGITVQKLQQIEYDYLQRYTNRADVSAQKTLNLVAGDNSIFVQQLHKGMIDAQGKLRPMFAGVDYIDVRSKALSVAYHAFRGTSLSLEESGAILDNGNIAILSGGRLSWNALLCKVSASEAEAIARADAKPTPNILQEFKFVEQWFKTLGATAVVPGSELYIRHVGNLTGFVEPLSGAQMLAGGVPDAEALGTFGYAFDVRGGIAGIEKLANDKGINSDLSFKPPLFNIGIRHALMKKIPNLAVVSPASGFDGYACSTGRIVEFNVAVGQGVGIACSLALRSDRQLADITNHEVRKVLEKTGQLPKIYGKADLIASEKLNDFESRMA, from the coding sequence ATGCCTTCTAATCCACGCTCCTACGACTTTATTGTTTTTGGTGATGAGGTTCCAGGTGTGCTTGCCCTGGTGGCAGCAGCAAGGGAACATCGGCGGCAGACAAGGCGATATCCTCGCAGCTTGCTTCTGTTTAAAGGCAGTTCTTTGGAGGGAATTGGCGGGCATTTAGTGCGCGGCAAGTTAGCCTATCTCGATCGCAGCAGCGTTCCACCCGACCTTCGCCGCTCTTTGGGGTTAGATACGTTTGGCGATCCTTCGGCAATTTATCAAGAATTTTTGCAGCGATCGGGCGTTGTTCGCATTGCCCTTGATCCGCGTAAGGCAGATGCCACGCTGCGAAAAATGCTAACAGAAGTTAACGCCGCCATTCTCAGCCGTGCTGACATTGAATCAGTTGTGAAAGAGGGTAACCTGATCACGGGGATTCGGCTGACTAATGGCGATACGTATTTGGGCAAACAGTTTGTTGATGCGACGGTAAATGCCGAACTTGCTCAGTATGCAGGCGCACAGAAGCTGCCAGGTTTTGCAGGAATGGGCTTGGCTGACTCGGAATTGCCTGTAACTTTAGTGTTTGAAACGGAAGGAATTACCGTTCAAAAACTCCAACAAATTGAATATGACTATCTGCAAAGATATACGAACCGCGCTGATGTTTCTGCTCAGAAAACCTTGAATCTTGTGGCGGGTGATAATTCTATCTTCGTTCAACAGCTTCATAAAGGCATGATCGATGCACAAGGCAAGCTACGACCCATGTTTGCAGGCGTTGACTACATTGATGTTCGGAGTAAAGCCCTATCGGTGGCTTATCATGCTTTCCGGGGTACTTCGTTGTCTTTAGAGGAGAGCGGGGCTATTCTCGATAATGGTAACATTGCGATTCTTTCGGGTGGGCGACTTTCGTGGAATGCGCTGTTGTGCAAAGTGAGTGCATCTGAGGCAGAAGCGATCGCCCGTGCCGATGCCAAACCTACTCCCAATATTCTGCAAGAATTCAAATTTGTAGAGCAATGGTTTAAAACTCTAGGCGCTACAGCCGTTGTTCCTGGATCTGAACTCTACATTCGCCATGTCGGTAATCTTACAGGGTTTGTGGAACCTCTAAGCGGTGCTCAAATGTTAGCGGGGGGCGTACCTGATGCCGAAGCATTAGGCACCTTTGGCTATGCGTTTGATGTGCGAGGTGGGATTGCCGGAATTGAAAAGCTTGCCAATGACAAAGGAATTAATAGCGATTTATCCTTTAAACCTCCGTTGTTCAACATTGGTATTCGTCACGCTTTAATGAAAAAAATCCCTAACTTAGCAGTCGTTAGTCCGGCTTCGGGGTTTGATGGCTACGCTTGCTCGACAGGGCGGATCGTTGAATTTAATGTGGCAGTGGGGCAAGGAGTGGGCATTGCCTGTAGCTTGGCGCTAAGGAGCGATCGCCAGTTAGCAGATATTACCAATCACGAAGTCAGAAAAGTCCTAGAGAAAACAGGGCAGCTTCCCAAAATTTACGGTAAGGCAGATTTAATCGCATCAGAAAAATTAAATGATTTTGAAAGCCGCATGGCTTAG
- the modA gene encoding molybdate ABC transporter substrate-binding protein, translated as MKRSRLAFLGIIFVGLAIALSWRSMMPTPASNLVQTSLLISAAASLNDSLKEIKPLYQARNPSISLTYNLGASGALLQQIQNGAPADIFISAAKQQMDILEKSGELLSETRSDLVKNRLALIVPTNSQVVTNFSSLQNSAVKRISVGEPRSVPAGQYAKQVLQRLKLYDLLKPKFVYANNVRQVLAAVESGNAESGIAYLTDAKILDKVKVAVLAAETDHDPIVYPIAVLKSSKNPQAAREFVQFLESDQAQLVFKKHGFIVPK; from the coding sequence ATGAAACGAAGTCGCTTGGCTTTTCTCGGAATTATCTTTGTAGGTTTAGCGATCGCCCTAAGCTGGCGGTCAATGATGCCAACTCCTGCTAGTAATCTCGTTCAAACATCCTTACTGATCTCAGCAGCAGCAAGCCTTAACGACAGTCTGAAAGAAATTAAGCCTCTGTACCAAGCCCGCAATCCCAGTATAAGCCTGACTTACAACCTCGGTGCATCCGGTGCATTGTTGCAACAAATCCAGAATGGTGCCCCGGCTGACATCTTTATTTCGGCAGCAAAGCAGCAAATGGATATTTTAGAAAAAAGTGGAGAACTGCTGTCTGAAACGCGCAGCGACTTAGTAAAGAATCGGCTGGCTTTAATTGTGCCAACGAACTCGCAAGTCGTGACGAATTTCAGCAGTTTACAGAATTCAGCCGTTAAGCGGATCTCGGTTGGAGAGCCTCGCAGCGTTCCTGCCGGACAATATGCAAAGCAAGTTCTCCAGAGGCTAAAGCTCTATGATTTATTAAAGCCTAAGTTCGTTTACGCTAACAATGTGCGCCAAGTGTTGGCAGCCGTCGAGAGTGGCAATGCTGAATCGGGTATCGCTTATCTTACCGATGCCAAGATCTTAGATAAGGTAAAGGTTGCAGTCTTAGCCGCCGAGACAGATCATGATCCAATTGTCTACCCGATCGCCGTCCTCAAGAGTAGCAAAAATCCGCAGGCAGCCAGGGAGTTTGTGCAATTTTTAGAGAGTGATCAAGCACAGTTAGTGTTCAAAAAACATGGATTTATTGTACCGAAATAA